From a region of the Novipirellula aureliae genome:
- a CDS encoding alpha-L-fucosidase, whose translation MKNKWLGGLIIGLVLLAARTLGAQEKQPYDGSWESLQKMPVPAWFDDGKIGIFIHWGPYSVIGYRQGGRGYAEHVPKLLYSGREHYYPYMQDRWGATPPDFGYKDIIPEFKAENWDPEAWAKLFADVGFKYCVMTAEHHDGWANWDSDLTPWNAMDMGPKRDLVGDLGKALKTHGLKFAPSYHRERHQTFFAKKLYQVDAVPQDDIAEEIRRVPEAASLYGPFGLSKEFVDDYVARWKEIQTKYQPDFLWIDDVPIFTRNGNNSRTVPPDFKPEVQYFYDSFRNMITDFMNDGAARGAEVYVNNKGGNRNWPAGVGCLEKDNLKLKVIGPKWESCTTFGTSFGYLEGDRYKSIERVIHEMVEVISRNGNFLVNIGPKPDGTIPEPQMERLMAMKSWLSINGDAIYGSRYWKESEQQDEQLAFTTNGKKLYAIKLSKPDAPFVITGMAGWDAEKVASVRLLGSDAPVSYQMTPQGLKITPPTDLGQSEHAWSFEIVTDENQHHPNVIVHDADQALTGTKEVDLEGRADQSDPRHPPMKPFTLSGATVVIETASSATGFAKLPLAEASTWTVTANPQTKNDPLRSLCDGKLSTGIGPVFANGVQNGSYRLDLGTTQSVSAITSWSVDYKGKRGAQKIALYASDAATDPGWDLSDYTPLGTIDTGKAEANYTAASLRATEGHSLGKFRWIVWAVSPVTESGGGENTAFQELAVELAPST comes from the coding sequence ATGAAAAACAAATGGCTCGGCGGTTTAATAATCGGCCTCGTTTTACTGGCCGCTCGTACTCTCGGAGCACAGGAAAAGCAACCGTATGACGGCAGCTGGGAATCACTGCAAAAGATGCCTGTTCCTGCTTGGTTTGATGATGGAAAGATTGGTATCTTCATTCACTGGGGTCCCTACAGTGTGATTGGCTACCGCCAAGGAGGTCGAGGCTATGCCGAGCACGTCCCCAAGCTGCTCTATTCAGGGCGAGAGCACTACTACCCCTACATGCAAGATCGGTGGGGAGCGACACCACCAGACTTCGGCTACAAGGATATCATTCCTGAATTCAAAGCCGAGAACTGGGATCCCGAGGCATGGGCAAAGCTCTTTGCGGATGTCGGCTTCAAATACTGTGTCATGACGGCCGAGCATCATGATGGCTGGGCGAACTGGGATTCGGATCTCACTCCCTGGAACGCGATGGACATGGGTCCGAAACGGGACCTCGTCGGCGATCTTGGAAAAGCCTTGAAAACGCATGGTCTGAAGTTCGCACCTTCCTACCACCGTGAGCGCCATCAGACCTTTTTCGCGAAGAAGCTTTATCAAGTCGATGCGGTGCCTCAAGATGATATTGCCGAAGAGATCCGACGTGTTCCCGAGGCGGCTTCTTTGTATGGCCCCTTCGGATTGAGCAAAGAGTTTGTCGACGACTATGTGGCGCGTTGGAAAGAGATTCAGACAAAGTACCAGCCTGACTTCCTCTGGATCGATGACGTACCGATCTTCACCCGAAACGGTAACAACTCGCGAACGGTTCCTCCCGACTTCAAACCGGAGGTCCAATACTTCTACGATAGTTTTCGGAATATGATCACTGATTTCATGAACGATGGAGCAGCGCGCGGTGCAGAAGTCTACGTCAACAACAAGGGCGGCAATCGCAACTGGCCTGCGGGAGTTGGATGTTTGGAAAAGGACAATCTCAAACTCAAAGTGATTGGGCCCAAATGGGAAAGTTGCACAACCTTTGGAACCTCGTTCGGATATCTAGAAGGAGACCGATACAAGTCCATCGAACGCGTGATTCACGAGATGGTTGAAGTAATCAGCCGTAACGGAAATTTCCTAGTAAACATCGGGCCGAAGCCAGATGGCACCATTCCAGAACCTCAGATGGAACGTCTGATGGCGATGAAGAGTTGGCTGTCGATTAACGGAGACGCGATCTACGGTTCCCGCTATTGGAAAGAGAGCGAGCAGCAAGATGAGCAATTGGCTTTCACGACCAACGGTAAAAAACTTTATGCGATCAAACTTAGCAAGCCAGATGCACCGTTTGTGATCACAGGTATGGCAGGCTGGGACGCAGAGAAGGTGGCATCCGTCCGCTTGCTCGGATCCGATGCCCCGGTGAGTTATCAAATGACGCCGCAGGGATTGAAAATTACCCCCCCAACGGATCTTGGCCAAAGTGAACATGCCTGGTCCTTTGAAATTGTGACCGACGAGAACCAGCACCATCCCAATGTCATCGTTCACGATGCGGATCAGGCGCTGACGGGAACGAAGGAGGTTGATTTGGAAGGACGAGCCGACCAGTCCGATCCTAGGCATCCGCCCATGAAACCTTTCACCCTATCAGGCGCAACGGTGGTCATCGAAACCGCCTCGAGCGCCACTGGCTTCGCCAAGCTGCCGCTCGCAGAGGCCTCCACCTGGACCGTTACCGCAAATCCGCAGACCAAGAACGATCCCCTTCGATCACTCTGCGACGGAAAACTTTCTACAGGCATCGGCCCGGTGTTCGCGAATGGTGTCCAGAACGGATCCTACAGACTGGACTTAGGCACGACACAATCTGTCTCAGCGATTACCAGTTGGTCCGTTGATTACAAAGGAAAGCGTGGGGCTCAAAAGATAGCTCTGTACGCCAGCGACGCGGCGACCGATCCCGGCTGGGATCTCAGCGATTACACACCGCTAGGCACAATCGATACGGGGAAGGCCGAGGCCAACTATACTGCGGCTTCCTTACGTGCCACCGAAGGTCATTCGCTTGGCAAATTCCGATGGATCGTCTGGGCGGTTTCGCCAGTCACTGAAAGCGGAGGCGGTGAAAATACCGCCTTTCAGGAGCTCGCTGTTGAACTGGCGCCGTCTACTTGA
- a CDS encoding glycoside hydrolase family 97 protein — MKRCFAIVLVTVLAVPNLFAAPVVVQSPDGQTAAAFEVTNGELFYSVSRDGKPVIGSSKLGIFAGAEIAVVDQSIRENDTSWEPVWGQFATIRDHHRELSLSLTADGIPVNLLCRVFDTGIGFRFVLTEASEGKRMTFTSGYNVLNGAAHYAGQRGGTVGDPATAKKIAVPLVTERTDGLHLALLESDLYSSTGFESMALGANPATKTLAATQSAVSSGEGQMTPWRVILLGETAGDLCVNTVALNLAAPCKLDDTSWIKPGKGLWDWRVHGYDNGEFVYNIDTRSYLRYIDFCAEQGIEYFTVDDFWFTSAEDGEMVVAPEVDIEKVMAYAKDKGVKIMLYYDRKKGNFGDRTLFRHYAKLGASGMKYGFMGNKADFTRDSIHAAAENHLLINFHDGPVPMTGVERTMPNLISREYCHGQQDSRSAFTPETFLRMAMVSGLTGPLDMSNGNFGLNSINAGERMKGPRKRNSYVSTVVSEVARTLVIYTGLVTLPDAPEEYLKKADLFEFLKLMPATWDDTLVLNSKIGEYITTARRSADVWFVGSVSDQTSRTLDVPLDFLEPGKTYQATLYQDAPDTHGLSNSEAYEIKTVTVKSGDVIHAKMAVGGGHAMILRPLK; from the coding sequence ATGAAGAGATGTTTTGCAATTGTATTGGTAACTGTCTTGGCAGTGCCGAATCTGTTTGCCGCACCGGTTGTGGTTCAATCGCCGGATGGTCAAACCGCGGCCGCCTTTGAAGTGACCAATGGGGAGTTGTTCTACTCGGTTTCGAGAGACGGCAAGCCGGTTATCGGTTCCTCCAAGCTGGGGATTTTTGCAGGCGCGGAAATAGCAGTGGTCGATCAGTCGATACGCGAAAACGACACAAGCTGGGAACCGGTATGGGGACAGTTCGCCACGATCCGTGACCACCATCGTGAGTTGTCGCTTTCGCTCACGGCCGACGGCATCCCGGTCAACCTGCTTTGCCGGGTCTTCGATACCGGCATCGGCTTCCGCTTTGTGCTGACAGAGGCGTCCGAAGGGAAAAGAATGACATTTACCAGCGGCTACAACGTGCTCAACGGCGCGGCCCATTACGCAGGACAGCGTGGCGGCACCGTTGGGGATCCGGCAACGGCGAAGAAGATAGCCGTTCCTCTGGTAACAGAACGTACTGACGGGTTGCATTTGGCATTGCTTGAATCCGATCTCTATTCGTCAACAGGATTCGAGAGCATGGCCCTGGGCGCTAATCCGGCGACCAAGACGCTAGCGGCCACGCAGTCAGCGGTTTCAAGCGGTGAGGGACAGATGACCCCATGGCGGGTCATCCTGCTCGGCGAAACGGCAGGAGATTTATGCGTCAATACCGTGGCGTTAAACCTAGCCGCCCCTTGCAAATTGGACGATACGAGCTGGATCAAGCCGGGCAAGGGACTGTGGGATTGGCGCGTTCACGGCTACGACAACGGCGAATTTGTTTACAACATCGATACACGTAGTTACCTACGCTACATCGACTTCTGCGCTGAGCAGGGAATTGAATACTTTACCGTGGACGATTTCTGGTTCACGAGTGCGGAGGATGGGGAAATGGTCGTCGCGCCCGAAGTTGACATCGAAAAGGTGATGGCCTACGCCAAAGATAAGGGCGTCAAGATCATGCTCTACTACGATCGCAAGAAGGGCAACTTCGGTGATAGAACACTGTTCCGCCACTATGCGAAACTCGGTGCCTCGGGCATGAAATATGGCTTCATGGGCAACAAGGCCGATTTCACTCGCGATTCCATCCATGCAGCCGCGGAAAACCATTTGCTGATTAATTTTCATGACGGACCTGTACCGATGACGGGCGTCGAGAGAACGATGCCCAACTTGATCTCGCGAGAATATTGCCACGGCCAACAGGATAGCCGAAGCGCTTTCACACCGGAAACCTTTCTCAGGATGGCGATGGTGAGTGGATTGACGGGGCCACTTGATATGTCCAATGGCAACTTCGGCCTCAACAGCATCAATGCGGGCGAGCGAATGAAAGGCCCGAGAAAACGGAACTCCTATGTTTCAACGGTTGTTAGCGAGGTGGCTCGGACGCTGGTGATCTATACCGGTCTTGTCACACTACCCGATGCGCCGGAAGAGTATCTGAAGAAGGCCGACCTGTTTGAATTCCTTAAATTGATGCCTGCAACGTGGGACGATACTCTCGTGCTGAACTCAAAGATCGGAGAATACATCACAACCGCCCGCCGATCCGCTGATGTCTGGTTTGTCGGATCGGTCAGCGATCAAACCAGCCGGACCTTGGATGTCCCACTCGATTTTCTCGAGCCAGGAAAAACCTATCAGGCCACTCTTTACCAGGACGCACCCGATACGCACGGTCTTTCCAACTCCGAAGCCTATGAAATCAAAACCGTGACCGTCAAAAGCGGCGACGTGATTCACGCAAAAATGGCCGTCGGCGGCGGACACGCCATGATCCTGCGACCGTTGAAATAG
- a CDS encoding DUF1501 domain-containing protein — MSYAMEPGQSAREQLTRRAFFSRTSAGLGAVALASLDASNGIGNAKATEMEGHGGLPGLPHHPPKAKRAIYLFMAGAPSQMDMWDHKPAMADWFDKDLPESIRMGQRLTTMTSGQDRFPIAPSIYKFSPHGANGTMASELIPHMASKVDDIALIKSMYTDAINHDPAITAICTGNQLPGKASLGAWLNYGLGSVNENLPGFVVMTASWTGRQEAQALYNRLWGSGFLPSKHQGVALRSSGDPVLYLSNHAGIDPVVRRRMLDSLSAINKNTAERIGDPETNARIAQYEMAFRMQTSVPDLTDISDEPQHVLDLYGPDVRTPGTFANCCLMARRMAERGVRFSQIFHRGWDQHDVLPKDLPNQCRDVDQASSGLLADLRQRGLLDDTLVVWGGEFGRTIYCQGKLTLNNYGRDHHSKCFTVWMAGAGVREGVVHGETDEFSYNIVKDPVHIRDLNATIMHVMGIDSDRFTYPFQGLDQKLTGVESSRVVREILL; from the coding sequence ATGTCATACGCAATGGAACCCGGGCAATCCGCACGAGAGCAGTTGACCAGACGAGCGTTCTTTTCTCGTACTTCCGCCGGCCTTGGAGCGGTTGCATTGGCTTCGCTTGATGCCTCAAACGGGATAGGCAACGCAAAAGCAACTGAAATGGAAGGGCACGGTGGATTGCCGGGTTTGCCGCATCATCCACCGAAAGCCAAACGTGCGATTTATCTGTTTATGGCGGGAGCCCCGAGCCAAATGGACATGTGGGATCACAAACCTGCAATGGCCGATTGGTTTGACAAAGATTTGCCTGAATCGATTCGTATGGGGCAGCGTTTGACGACGATGACTAGCGGCCAAGATCGGTTTCCAATCGCACCGAGCATCTACAAATTTTCGCCGCACGGGGCAAACGGCACGATGGCCAGTGAATTGATTCCGCACATGGCGAGCAAAGTGGATGACATCGCATTGATCAAATCAATGTACACCGACGCGATCAATCATGATCCAGCCATCACGGCTATCTGCACCGGAAATCAATTGCCGGGCAAAGCCAGTTTGGGGGCATGGCTAAACTATGGACTCGGCAGTGTCAACGAAAACTTGCCAGGCTTTGTCGTCATGACGGCTTCCTGGACAGGACGCCAAGAAGCCCAAGCTCTCTACAACCGGTTATGGGGCAGCGGATTCTTGCCGAGCAAACATCAAGGTGTAGCGTTGCGGAGCAGCGGCGATCCGGTGCTTTACTTATCGAACCACGCTGGGATCGATCCTGTCGTCCGTCGCAGGATGCTCGATTCGCTATCGGCGATCAACAAAAATACTGCCGAACGTATCGGCGATCCCGAAACCAATGCGAGAATTGCTCAATATGAAATGGCGTTTCGGATGCAAACCAGCGTCCCTGATTTGACCGACATTAGCGATGAGCCACAACATGTTCTCGATCTTTACGGTCCCGATGTGCGGACGCCAGGCACGTTTGCCAATTGTTGCTTGATGGCTCGCCGGATGGCAGAGCGAGGGGTACGTTTTTCTCAAATTTTTCATCGAGGATGGGATCAGCATGACGTGCTCCCCAAAGATCTACCGAATCAATGCCGCGATGTCGATCAGGCTTCCTCGGGATTGCTAGCCGATCTCCGCCAACGCGGATTGCTTGACGATACGCTTGTGGTTTGGGGAGGAGAATTTGGGCGAACGATCTATTGTCAAGGCAAACTGACGCTGAACAACTATGGTCGGGACCATCATTCCAAGTGCTTTACCGTTTGGATGGCTGGTGCCGGTGTTCGGGAGGGTGTCGTTCATGGTGAAACGGACGAGTTCAGTTACAACATCGTCAAAGATCCTGTTCACATCCGCGATCTCAATGCAACCATCATGCACGTAATGGGAATCGACTCGGATCGCTTCACCTATCCGTTCCAGGGACTCGACCAAAAGCTAACGGGCGTCGAATCAAGCCGAGTGGTTCGCGAGATTTTGCTATAG
- a CDS encoding BlaI/MecI/CopY family transcriptional regulator translates to MARPVSSQPTEAELAILKILWKQGQATTREIYNGLSADRETNDSTTVHHCG, encoded by the coding sequence ATGGCTAGACCTGTTTCTTCGCAACCGACCGAGGCCGAGTTGGCAATATTGAAGATTTTGTGGAAACAGGGGCAGGCAACCACTCGGGAGATTTACAATGGACTTTCGGCCGATCGCGAGACGAACGACTCGACGACGGTCCATCATTGCGGTTGA